GCCGGTGATCACGGCGGTCTTGCCAGTCAGTCGGGTCATGTCAGGGATCCTCAATGGAAGTTGCAAGGAAGCAGGGAACTGCTTGAAGACAACTATGAAGTCCTGATAACCTGAGGACAAGTATGCACCTTTTGGTAAGTACCAAAAAAATGACCACCCCTGATCACCCCCTCTGCGGCACCGGCGGTTTTTCCTGCGGGCTCGACGCCACGCTGCGCATCATCTCGGGCAAGTGGAAACCGCTGGTCCTGTTCTTCCTGCGGGACGGCCCCCGGCGCTACGGCGAGCTCAAGCGCCTGGTCGAGGGCGTCAGCGACAAGGTGCTGATCCAGCACCTGAAAGAACTGGAAGCGGACCAGGTGCTGGCCCGCACCGACTACAAGGAAGTGCCGCCGCGCGTGGACTACGCGCTGACCCCGCTGGGTCGCAGCCTGGCGGAGGCGATCGTCCCGCTGTGCACCTGGGGCACGCAGCACATGGCGGAAGTCGCGGACATCTTTGCCAAGCGGGAAGCCTAGCCTGGGGAAGAGGACGCCGCCTTTCGCCTCGTCTCGCCTCGTCTCCTCCGCGAGACCTCGCCCGGTGACGACGCTCAGATCGCCTGCCTCGAAGGACCCAAGCGTCGGCGCTCCAACTCATGACGTAAAATTGCGTTAATTCATTCATCCATGAAGGTTGTTCATCGATGCTGGAACGCAGTCATCTCACGATCGTTCAGGAAGTGGAGCGTCTGGGCTCGCTCACCGCAGCCGCCGGCGCGCTGCACCTGACGCAGTCGGCGCTGAGCCACACGATGCGCAAGCTGGAGCAGCAGCTCGGCACGGACGTGTGGCTGCGCGAGGGCCGCAGCCTGCGGCTGACGCAGGCGGGGCAGTACCTGCTGGCGGTCGCGAACCGCGTGCTGCCGCAGCTCGATCTGGCGGAGCAGCGCCTGCAGCAGTTCGCGCAGGGCGAGCGGGGCTCGCTGCGCATCGGCATGGAGTGCCATCCCTGCTACCAGTGGCTGCTGAAGGTCGTGTCGCCCTACCTGAGCGACTGGCCGGACGTGGACGTCGACGTGAAGCAGCGCTTCCAGTTCGGCGGCATCGGCGCGCTCTTCGGCTACGAGATCGACCTGCTGGTGACGCCCGATCCGCTGTTCAAGCCGGGGCTGCATTTCGAGCCGGTGTTCGACTACGAGCAGGTGCTCGTCGTGACGCAAGGCCACGCGCTGGCGGGCGCGAAGTTCATCGAGCCCAAACATCTGATCGAGGAGGTGCTGATCACCTACCCCGTGGCGATCGAGCGGCTGGACATCTACAACCAGTTCCTGCAGCCGGCGGGGATCTCGCCGAGGCGCCACAAGACCATCGAGACCACGGACATCATGATGCAGATGGTCGCGAGCGGACGCGGCGTGGCCGCGCTGCCGCGGTGGCTGGCCGAGGAATACGCGGCCCGCATGCCGCTGGTCGCCGTGCGCCTGGGCAAGCAGGGGATCGCGAAGCAGATCTACCTCGGCGCGCGCACGGCCGATATCGACATCGACTATCTGCAGGCGTTCGTGAAGCTGGCCAGGGAGTCGGGGGGGGCACTGCCCGCGACTAAGCTACCGAGGACTTCGTCAAACAGCGCGTCGCGCAAAAGCGCCAAGAAAATTGCGGGCTGATTTCTGGAGAGTTGAATGAACCAGTTGGCCTGCTGCTACGCCCTCGTTCGATTCATGCCGCACTCCGACGCGGAGGAGTTCGTGAACGTCGGCGTTGTCGTGGCGTGTCCGCAGACCGGCTTCTTCGACTTCCGGCTGAAAACTCAGAACACCAAACGTGTCACCGACTTCTTCGGGCTGTCCCCGAAGATCTATGTCGCCGCCGTACTCGTGATGAACGGCGAGCTGCATCGCGTCAAGGAGCAGCTTGAACATCAACCCGGCGGAGACGTCGCCACGCGGACACGCGCGCTGTTCGAAGGCGTCACGCATCCGCGAGAAGCACAGGTGAAGTTCAGCAAGGCGCGAGTAGCCTTGGCTGATTCGCCGGAGGCAGAGTTGGATCGCCTCTACAAGCACTACGTCGACCGGACTTTCGCCTCGGCAACGTGAGAACCGGCGGGCAACGCGCGCAGCATCTTGCGGGGCGCTGCCATGCCAGCCCCCTTCGCTCCTCCGGGCAGGAGCGCTAAGCGCTCCTGATCATCTCCGCCGCCCTCTCCCCCACCATGATGGCGGGCGCATTGAGGTTGCCCGAGGTGATCTGAGGGAAGACGGATGCATCCGCCACGCGCAGGTTGGCCACGCCGCGGACCCGCAGCGAGGGATCGACGACCGCGTTGCCGTCCGACCCCATGCGGCAGGTGCCGCAGCTGTGGTGGCAGGTCGCCACGGCCGAGCGCGCGAATGCCGCCAGGCTGTCGCGGTCGGACAGGGCGACGCCTTCCTTGGGTCGCAGGCGGCCCGTGAGGTCATCCGCGAACGGCGGCCGCCTCACGATGCCGTCCACCATGCCGATGGCATCGACGATCAGCGCCAGATCGCGTTCGTCGCCGAGCAGGTTGGGCTGGATCCGCGGCGCCACCGACGCCGAACGGTCGGAGAGCCACACGCGCCCCCGCGAGTACGGACGGCAGATCGACGGCGTCACGCTGTAGACCCATTGCTTGCCGGTGAAGGCGCCATCGACGATCTGCCCGAACGGGCCGGTGAAGAACAGCAGGTCCGGATCATCCAGACGCCCGTGGGAACTGCCGTAGGCGAAGACATGCGTGCCCGGAGATGTGGCCGGCCCGCCCCGCCGCAGCAGGAACTGCAAGCCGCTGCTCGGCAATCGGTACCACTTCCCCGCGTCGGAATACGTCGGGCGCGACACGGCGTATTCGACGTACAGGTCCGGATGGTCCTGCATGTTCATGCCGACCTCCGGCGAGTCCACCACCGGCACGATGCCGATTGAACGGAGCGCGTCCGCCGGGCCGATGCCCGAGCGCATCAGCAAGGCCGGGCTCTCGATGGCACCGGCGCAGACGATCACCTCGCGATTCGCCGCGACGCGCAGTTCGCTGCCGTCGTCGCGGCGCAGCTCCGCACCCACCGCGCGCCCGTCGACGAGGGTCAGGCGTTGCGCGCGTGTCCGCTCGAGGATGCGCAGTCCCGGCAACGGGCGGCGCAGGTAGGCGGTCTCCGTGCTCTGCCGCAGTCCGCCGCGCTGGTTGGTCTGCGTGATGGCAGCCGCCGCGCCCTGCGCCCGGTTGATGTCGGGGACGACGGGAAAGCCCGCCTTCCCGAAGGATTCGAGCAAGGCCAGCGACAACGGATGCGGCGAGCGGAATTCCTCCACCCACATGGGACCGCGCTGACCACGCTCGCTCGCGTCGAAGCCCAAGGCCTGCTCCGCCTTCATGAAGGCGGGACGAACGTCATCCCACGCCCATCCGGTGGCACCGAGCGCCGCCCAGCTGTCGAAATCCCGCGGCAGCCCGCGCGCCCAGATGAGCCCGTTGATGCTGCTGCTGCCGCCCAGCGAGCGTCCGCGCTTCCAGGTGTCGACGCGGCCGTACCGCGATGGATCGGGCTCGGTCGAATACAGCCACGCGTGGCGCGACCAGTCCTTGATGAAGGTCATCGCGCCGGGGAGCATCAGCAGCGGATGCCGGCCGCTGCCGCCGGCCTCGACAAGCAGGACGCTGACGTCGCGGTCCTCGGCCAGCCGCGACGCGACCACCGCGCCGGCCGAGCCGCCGCCGATGACGACGTAGTCCGCCGTCATCGCGGGAGTCGATTCGACCCGCGTCATGGCCGCCCCAGATCGACCGGGGTGATCACGAGGTCCCAGTGGCTGAGCAGCAGCTCGAAGCGATGCTGCTCCTCGCGCCGGAACGTCGCTTCGTCCGGGAACAGCCGCCGGACCAGCGCCGCGCCGTCGTAGTCATCGTGGGCGACCACGGCATTGCGCCTGGTGATGGTCACCCGCAGGTCCCAGCGTCCGTCCTCGGTGGCGTGATGGAACGGACTCTCCGCCTTGAGGCTCAGGATGCGCCCCTCGGCCATCTGCTGCCGGAGGATGGGCAGGTGGTTCTTCTTGAAGAGACGGATGAACTCACCGGCGCTTCCCCATCGGACCTTGTAGTAGGCCTCGACCACGAACGGCTGCACGTCGACGGCGATCGTCTGCCCTGCCGGCGCGAGGGTCGCCGTCGACACCCCGGACGAGGACAGCGAGGGCGGCGCGGACTGCGCGTATGCGGCCAGCCAGCTCGCGCCGAGCAGCATCGCCGCCGCGCCCTGGATCAGACGACGGCGCGCATCCGGCGCCCGTGTCATGCGGTGCGACTCAGTAGTCATAACGCAGCGTCACACCGACGGTCCGGGGGCGGATCGGATAGAACTCCGTGTACGTGGTGAAGTAGTCGACGCCGGCCGACAAGCCCCTCGAGTTGCCCGCGTTGTTGACGAACACGCCGAGCTCCACCGAGTTCCAGCTGAGGCTCGCCCGCAGGTCCACCGTCGTGTAGCTGGGCAGCACCATGTTGGAATCGATCTGCGCATTGCGCTTGCCGGTGTAGGCCACCAGCGCGGACACGCGGCCGTTGCTGTCGAACGGTCCGTCGAAGTAGGTCGTGGCGTCCAGCGATCCCTGCCACTTCGCGGTACCCGGCAGCCGCGTGCCGCTCGCGATCGGCGAGCCGCCGATGCTGATGCCGCCGGAGGTCGCCGCATCCGTGTACGCGACCGTGCCCTTGAGCGACAGCTTCGAGAACGGCCGCCAGGCCGCCGCCGCCTCCACGCCTTGCGACTTGGCCTTGCCGACGTTGCCGGTGACCAGGAAGCTGCGGTTGGTGGCGGGATCGACGTAGAGCTCGGACAGTTGCACGTCCTTCCAGTCGATGCGGAACACGCTGAGGTCGATGGACGCGGACTTGGTCGGGCTCCAACGCCAGCCGGCCTCGTAGTTCCACAGCGAGTCCGACTTGTACGGCAGGCCCTGCGCGCTGCTGCCCAGGTTGGAGATCCCGCCGAAGCGGTAGCCGCGCGACGCCAGCGCGTAGACCGACATCGATTCATCGATCACGTAGCGCAGCGAGGCCTTGGGCGTGGTCCCGCTCTCCGACGACGAGTACGGCGTGCTGGCCGTGTCCGCCGCGGTGGTGCCGGTGATGCGGTCGTAGGACAGCTTGGTCTTGTAGCGCCGCGCGCCGATGTCGGCGATGAGGCGGTCGGTGATCTTGATCTCGGCATCGGCGAACACCGCCCCTTCCGTCGCCTTGCCGTTGCGGCGGAAGCGCAGGTCGGCGACCTCACCGCGCGGCTCCTCGTAGACCTGCTGGTCGCGCTGGATGTCCGCATCCATCCAGAACGCGCCGACCAGCCAGTTCACCCGACCCGGCGTCAGCGGCGTCACGCGCAACTCCTGCGAGGTCGACTTCGAGTGGTAGTCCGTGTCGGAGGTCCACTTGTCGTTCAGCAGCGCCGGATCGAAGAAGTCGCGCGTGAAGTCCTCTCGCGCGCTGCGGGACTTGGTCTGTCGTCCTGTGAGCGAGGTAAGGCGGAAGTCGCCCAGATTCAGGTTGGCCTGCAGGGTCCCGAGATCGAAGGTCGAGGTGTAGGCCATCGGGAACGCGGTCTTGACGTCGAGGCTCTCATAGTTCTTGACGTAGCCGGCGCCCGTCGAATAGTCGAAGGGCGAGATGCCCGGACCGTCGGCCTGCTTGCTGCGCTGGCGCAGGTACATCGCCGTGATGTCGAAGTCCGGCGTGAGGGCGTAGGTGAACAGCACCCGCCCGCCGCTCACCCGGATCGTGTTGGCGTCCTTGCGGCCGGTGCCCAGGTTGTCGATGAAGCCGGGATCCTCGCGGGAGTTCACGACCACGCGCAGGCCGGCCTTGCCGTCGGCCAGCGGCAGGTTCGCCATGGCCGAGGTCGACCAGCCGGTGCCGCCGCTGGCCGTCGAGGAGAAGCCGGCGAGCACCGAGCCCTCCACCACGCGCTTGTTGGGCTTGGCCATGATGTAGCGGATCGCGCCGCCCAGCGACGACGAGCCATACAGCGCGCCCTGCGGACCGCGCAGGACCTCGACCCGCTCCAGGTCGAAGGGCGACAGGTCCGGCGTCGACACGAAGGCGAACGGGTCGGTGAAGGGCACGTCCTCGATGTAGATGCCGGTGGGCGACTGCGTGAAACCCTGCGCGGCGCCGTTGGAGTTGGTGCCGACGCCGCGGATCGAGATCAGCGAGCCGTCCGCGGTGCCCTTGTTGAACTGGACCCCGGGCGTGAGCTTCAGCAGGTCCTCGAGGTCGGCGCTGCCGTGCTTCTCGATGTCGGCGCCGCTGATCGCGGACACCGTGCCCGCCA
This genomic stretch from Mitsuaria sp. 7 harbors:
- a CDS encoding helix-turn-helix domain-containing protein; this translates as MTTPDHPLCGTGGFSCGLDATLRIISGKWKPLVLFFLRDGPRRYGELKRLVEGVSDKVLIQHLKELEADQVLARTDYKEVPPRVDYALTPLGRSLAEAIVPLCTWGTQHMAEVADIFAKREA
- a CDS encoding DUF3037 domain-containing protein; protein product: MNQLACCYALVRFMPHSDAEEFVNVGVVVACPQTGFFDFRLKTQNTKRVTDFFGLSPKIYVAAVLVMNGELHRVKEQLEHQPGGDVATRTRALFEGVTHPREAQVKFSKARVALADSPEAELDRLYKHYVDRTFASAT
- a CDS encoding TonB-dependent receptor — encoded protein: MTRSRLFAKHGSFRFGLLPTAAAAMVIAGLMAGPSARAQSAPETAEKEKDKQTLDRVEVTSSKRRQTLSDVAGTVSAISGADIEKHGSADLEDLLKLTPGVQFNKGTADGSLISIRGVGTNSNGAAQGFTQSPTGIYIEDVPFTDPFAFVSTPDLSPFDLERVEVLRGPQGALYGSSSLGGAIRYIMAKPNKRVVEGSVLAGFSSTASGGTGWSTSAMANLPLADGKAGLRVVVNSREDPGFIDNLGTGRKDANTIRVSGGRVLFTYALTPDFDITAMYLRQRSKQADGPGISPFDYSTGAGYVKNYESLDVKTAFPMAYTSTFDLGTLQANLNLGDFRLTSLTGRQTKSRSAREDFTRDFFDPALLNDKWTSDTDYHSKSTSQELRVTPLTPGRVNWLVGAFWMDADIQRDQQVYEEPRGEVADLRFRRNGKATEGAVFADAEIKITDRLIADIGARRYKTKLSYDRITGTTAADTASTPYSSSESGTTPKASLRYVIDESMSVYALASRGYRFGGISNLGSSAQGLPYKSDSLWNYEAGWRWSPTKSASIDLSVFRIDWKDVQLSELYVDPATNRSFLVTGNVGKAKSQGVEAAAAWRPFSKLSLKGTVAYTDAATSGGISIGGSPIASGTRLPGTAKWQGSLDATTYFDGPFDSNGRVSALVAYTGKRNAQIDSNMVLPSYTTVDLRASLSWNSVELGVFVNNAGNSRGLSAGVDYFTTYTEFYPIRPRTVGVTLRYDY
- a CDS encoding GMC family oxidoreductase, with product MTRVESTPAMTADYVVIGGGSAGAVVASRLAEDRDVSVLLVEAGGSGRHPLLMLPGAMTFIKDWSRHAWLYSTEPDPSRYGRVDTWKRGRSLGGSSSINGLIWARGLPRDFDSWAALGATGWAWDDVRPAFMKAEQALGFDASERGQRGPMWVEEFRSPHPLSLALLESFGKAGFPVVPDINRAQGAAAAITQTNQRGGLRQSTETAYLRRPLPGLRILERTRAQRLTLVDGRAVGAELRRDDGSELRVAANREVIVCAGAIESPALLMRSGIGPADALRSIGIVPVVDSPEVGMNMQDHPDLYVEYAVSRPTYSDAGKWYRLPSSGLQFLLRRGGPATSPGTHVFAYGSSHGRLDDPDLLFFTGPFGQIVDGAFTGKQWVYSVTPSICRPYSRGRVWLSDRSASVAPRIQPNLLGDERDLALIVDAIGMVDGIVRRPPFADDLTGRLRPKEGVALSDRDSLAAFARSAVATCHHSCGTCRMGSDGNAVVDPSLRVRGVANLRVADASVFPQITSGNLNAPAIMVGERAAEMIRSA
- a CDS encoding LysR substrate-binding domain-containing protein — protein: MLERSHLTIVQEVERLGSLTAAAGALHLTQSALSHTMRKLEQQLGTDVWLREGRSLRLTQAGQYLLAVANRVLPQLDLAEQRLQQFAQGERGSLRIGMECHPCYQWLLKVVSPYLSDWPDVDVDVKQRFQFGGIGALFGYEIDLLVTPDPLFKPGLHFEPVFDYEQVLVVTQGHALAGAKFIEPKHLIEEVLITYPVAIERLDIYNQFLQPAGISPRRHKTIETTDIMMQMVASGRGVAALPRWLAEEYAARMPLVAVRLGKQGIAKQIYLGARTADIDIDYLQAFVKLARESGGALPATKLPRTSSNSASRKSAKKIAG